In Erigeron canadensis isolate Cc75 chromosome 1, C_canadensis_v1, whole genome shotgun sequence, a single window of DNA contains:
- the LOC122584899 gene encoding uncharacterized protein LOC122584899 — translation MVQQTDSKFSEYVLANSETSFTKHDNKTSLRDLQNEVPKLDGGSLSKENGPDVKVSGIKRPQPESTMTSTCQQSSSTSSGPLVYVRRKTEPEQHKNSATDKANDQPSRLHENDGKNNGQNSVNDSTMLCIRNDISEPKTCGGMLSTVPLATLDSGKSNITSHVADSIRLQVDNSKGLGIHLWEERKIRLQNLLKVLDLSNQDEYCQMLRSLSSVGLSKVAVELEKRAIKLSVDEAKEVQRAKHMDMLDKFPTSR, via the exons ATGGTTCAACAAACAGATTCCAAGTTTAGCGAATACGTTCTGGCAAATTCAGAAACCAGCTTTACCAAACATGATAACAAGACATCTTTGAGAGATCTACAAAATGAGGTTCCAAAATTAGATGGAGGCTCTCTTTCGAAAGAAAATGGacctgatgttaaggtttctgGCATCAAAAGACCCCAACCAGAGTCTACAATGACGTCTACTTGCCAACAATCGTCTTCCACCAGTAGCGGGCCTCTTGTCTATGTACGCAGGAAGACAGAACCAGAACAACATAAAAACAGCGCCACTGATAAAGCAAATGATCAACCTAGCCGACTACATGAAAATGATGGGAAGAATAATGGGCAAAATTCAGTGAACGATTCTACTATGTTATGTATTCGCAACGATATTTCAGAGCCAAAGACTTGTGGAGGCATGTTATCTACAGTTCCTTTAGCCACACTTGATTCTGGAAAGTCCAATATCACCTCACATGTAGCGGATTCTATTCGTCTTCAAGTGGACAATTCAAAGGGATTAGGCATTCACCTTTGGGAAGAGCGAAAAATTCGATTGCAGAATTTGTTAAAGGTCTTGGATCTTTCTAATCAAGATGAATATTGCCAGA TGCTCCGATCTCTCTCCTCGGTTGGCCTTAGCAAAGTTGCAGTTGAATTAGAGAAAAGAGCAATCAAGCTCTCTGTAGATGAAG CAAAAGAGGTGCAGCGGGCAAAACATATGGATATGCTGGATAAATTTCCAACTAGTCGATGA
- the LOC122585943 gene encoding zinc finger protein ZAT3-like: protein MDEDVVMSSNTSLNLQLCSFSPDSHEIFQHYADENARPINAIIPQQQNPRKKRTKMTRVEKMKADVGGHSTSKPRYYPKKPDPSAPKITQPCSECGKTFWSWKALFGHMRCHPERSWRGINPPSDSYNGPALLMAADHVGPKYATTKEDRYVASCLLMLAKGPTQMGDNEEQYLGGGLQGLFECTSCNKVFGSHQALGGHRASHKNVKGCFAITRNEGGEDVDEQEMKGHYDKISEGGANSNMPMMMNVGCSSEHKCNICLKVFSSGQALGGHKRCHLEKEDDAGVPSSITSHGHFNPDSTYMLDVNVPTPLREDHSRCSNVALDLRLGL, encoded by the coding sequence ATGGATGAAGACGTGGTGATGAGTAGCAATACTTCACTAAATTTGCAACTCTGTTCTTTTTCTCCGGATTCCCACGAGATTTTCCAACACTATGCTGATGAAAACGCCCGTCCGATCAATGCAATCATCCCCCAACAGCAGAACCCTCGAAAGAAACGAACGAAGATGACGAGGGTCGAGAAAATGAAGGCCGATGTTGGTGGTCATTCAACAAGTAAGCCCAGGTATTATCCAAAGAAACCAGACCCCAGTGCTCCCAAAATTACCCAACCGTGTAGTGAATGTGGGAAGACGTTTTGGTCATGGAAAGCCCTGTTTGGACACATGCGTTGTCATCCAGAAAGGTCGTGGCGTGGGATTAATCCGCCGTCTGATTCATACAATGGGCCTGCATTGCTCATGGCTGCTGATCATGTTGGCCCGAAATATGCAACTACCAAAGAAGACCGCTATGTGGCGTCATGCTTGTTGATGTTGGCCAAGGGGCCAACCCAAATGGGGGATAATGAAGAACAGTATTTGGGCGGTGGGCTTCAGGGGTTATTTGAGTGTACAAGTTGCAACAAGGTGTTTGGGTCACACCAGGCATTGGGTGGACACAGGGCAAGTCACAAGAATGTAAAGGGCTGTTTTGCAATAACGAGAAATGAAGGGGGCGAGGATGTGGATGAACAAGAGATGAAGGGTCATTATGATAAAATTTCCGAAGGAGGGGCAAACAGTAATATGCCGATGATGATGAATGTAGGTTGCAGCAGTGAACATAAGTGCAATATTTGCTTAAAAGTGTTTTCAAGTGGACAGGCACTGGGTGGGCACAAGAGGTGCCATTTGGAGAAAGAAGACGATGCAGGAGTACCGTCGTCTATAACATCGCATGGTCATTTTAATCCCGATTCTACATATATGCTCGATGTGAATGTTCCTACACCTCTACGAGAAGATCATTCAAGGTGTTCAAATGTGGCTTTGGACTTACGATTAGGACTTTGA